One genomic region from Tenebrio molitor unplaced genomic scaffold, icTenMoli1.1 SCAFFOLD_259, whole genome shotgun sequence encodes:
- the LOC138140812 gene encoding uncharacterized protein: MNDTHLVIGAGQVGQAIAAVLECDLIDVHTEEDYGEEHAVIHICFPFGETFVDDVRYYARIHRAETVVVHSTVPVGTCDPCGWVHSPVRGRHPDLEEGVRTFTKVFASSDMESVLQAAEPFAVAGVKVDLWPNARASELAKLLELAELGAAVRIQKEMKHLCDEHGVPFELVYTRMRQQYNRGYVELGETRFVKPVLGWTPGPLGGHCVAQNTPLLDSDFFEDLVYPISPDGWDDANRIGRLS, from the coding sequence ATGAACGATACACACCTCGTCATCGGGGCAGGGCAGGTGGGGCAGGCTATTGCCGCCGTCCTCGAATGCGACCTGATCGACGTCCACACCGAAGAGGACTACGGCGAGGAGCACGCCGTGATCCACATCTGCTTCCCGTTCGGCGAGACCTTCGTCGACGATGTGCGCTACTACGCGCGGATTCACCGGGCCGAGACGGTCGTCGTGCACAGCACGGTGCCGGTCGGGACGTGTGACCCGTGCGGCTGGGTTCACTCGCCCGTCCGTGGCCGCCACCCCGACCTGGAGGAGGGCGTGCGCACCTTCACGAAGGTCTTCGCCTCCAGCGACATGGAGAGTGTCCTTCAGGCCGCCGAGCCGTTCGCCGTTGCCGGCGTGAAGGTCGACCTCTGGCCGAACGCTCGGGCGTCGGAGCTGGCGAAGCTCCTGGAGTTGGCAGAGCTCGGCGCCGCCGTGCGGATCCAGAAGGAGATGAAGCACCTCTGCGACGAGCACGGCGTGCCGTTCGAGCTCGTCTACACGCGAATGCGCCAGCAGTACAACCGCGGATATGTAGAGCTCGGCGAGACGCGCTTCGTGAAGCCGGTGCTCGGCTGGACGCCAGGGCCGCTCGGCGGCCACTGCGTGGCGCAGAACACGCCACTGCTCGACAGCGACTTCTTCGAGGATCTGGTCTACCCGATCAGCCCGGACGGATGGGACGACGCGAACCGGATCGGAAGGCTCTCATGA